The following DNA comes from Candidatus Krumholzibacteriota bacterium.
GAGATTGATCACGATCCTCGAAAACGGTGGGGAAGACGCGGAAAAGGTACTTGATGGGATATTCAGCAAAACTAAAGATGCTTACAGGGTCGGTTTTACAGGTCCTCCCGGAGCGGGAAAGAGCAGCCTTCTTTACAAGGTGACGGAAAAGTTCAGGGAGAAAGGGCGAAAGATCGGAATACTGGCTATAGACCCGACAAGCCCCTTCAGCGGGGGAGCCCTTCTTGGCGACAGGATCAGAATGCAGAACCTTTCAGAGTATCCCGACGTATTCGTCCGGAGCCTTGCAAGCAGGGGAAGCCTCGGCGGTATCTCAAACTGCACCGATGAAGTCACCGACCTGATGGATGCCTTCGGGAAAGACCTCGTGTTGATCGAGACAGTCGGAGTAGGGCAGTCCGAGTTGGAGATATCGGAGAAAGCGCATACAGTGGTAGTCATCCTGGTTCCCGAATCGGGCGACGCCATCCAGGCGATGAAAGCGGGATTGATGGAGATCGGGGATATCTTCGTGATGAACAAATCAGATCATAAGGACGCCGAGATGGCGGCCGGAGAAATAGCCAATTCACTCAGGCTGAAAGATATTCCCAAGGGGCACTGGGAACCGAAAGTCCTTCTTACCTCGGCTCGCGAGGGGACCGGAATAGATGAACTGGTCGAAACGATAGAGGAACACAGGGCGTATCTGGTCGAGCACGATCTTATATCCGCGAAAAGGAGGGAGATCCTTTTTTCCAGGGTGCGAAACGCCCTCATGGACAGGATCGAGAAAAGACTGAGAAACAGCGAGATCGTCAGGGATATCATGAAGAACCGGATGGAAGAGGTATATATGGGAAGACTCACTCCCTATGCCCTGGTCCATGAACTTGAAAAGACAGTTTCAATAAGGTAGCTGCTTCATCGGAGACTGGAGTACAGGATGGATAAAAAAAAGATCTACGAGGAACAGAAGAAAAAATATGAAGAGGAATATTCAAGCCGTGGTCTTCAGGATATCGAGTTCACTACAGTCTCCGGCGCGCCGGTGAGGAAACTCGCCGTTCCCGAAGATATTGAAGGCATCGATTATTCCGATGATCTTGGATTTCCCGGACAATATCCATATACCCGGGGCGTATATCCGACGATGTACCGCGGCCGTTTCTGGACAATGAGGCAGTTTGCCGGTTTCGGAACGGCATCGGATACCAATCAGAGGTATCACTA
Coding sequences within:
- the meaB gene encoding methylmalonyl Co-A mutase-associated GTPase MeaB; this translates as MRPGYDIDKLLERFDAGQVAAAARLITILENGGEDAEKVLDGIFSKTKDAYRVGFTGPPGAGKSSLLYKVTEKFREKGRKIGILAIDPTSPFSGGALLGDRIRMQNLSEYPDVFVRSLASRGSLGGISNCTDEVTDLMDAFGKDLVLIETVGVGQSELEISEKAHTVVVILVPESGDAIQAMKAGLMEIGDIFVMNKSDHKDAEMAAGEIANSLRLKDIPKGHWEPKVLLTSAREGTGIDELVETIEEHRAYLVEHDLISAKRREILFSRVRNALMDRIEKRLRNSEIVRDIMKNRMEEVYMGRLTPYALVHELEKTVSIR